In Schaalia sp. JY-X169, the following are encoded in one genomic region:
- a CDS encoding glycosyltransferase family 4 protein → MSTILVTATVPVHIERFHLPLLRRLSGAGWEVHVASRADLVDESIAKSHVVPWTRSPFSFGNIRAYRQLKSLLDREHFDVVYCHTPVGGAITRLAARDARKRGTKVVYMAHGFHFYRGAPLVNWLVYYPAEKILSHLTDDLLVINGEDFDRASKKFPTNVVMTRGVGIDFHSFEGEVTRAMRTQLRESIGLQVDRPMVLAVGELNKNKNHELLIRAWATGPGDGIDADLVVAGTGGLCEHLEALAADLGVADRVHFLGYRTDIPDLVSVADLLVSSSRREGLPQNVVEAMAAGTPVLASPIRGHFDLITHGTTGFLTQGFTPEEWALALRTILSDPDRLSRVGSAGRVSARKYRLPEAMQPVFAILDSLKPSAA, encoded by the coding sequence ATGTCAACCATCCTTGTGACAGCCACAGTTCCCGTACACATTGAAAGATTCCATCTGCCGCTATTAAGGCGGCTCTCTGGGGCAGGTTGGGAAGTTCACGTCGCAAGCCGTGCGGACCTAGTCGATGAATCCATTGCTAAGTCGCATGTGGTTCCCTGGACGCGCAGTCCCTTCTCCTTCGGCAACATTCGGGCTTACAGGCAGCTTAAGTCACTCCTAGATCGTGAGCACTTTGATGTTGTTTACTGCCACACACCGGTGGGTGGGGCAATCACGCGCCTCGCTGCCCGTGATGCTCGTAAACGCGGTACAAAGGTCGTGTACATGGCGCATGGGTTCCATTTCTACAGGGGCGCACCGCTAGTCAACTGGTTGGTCTATTATCCGGCTGAGAAGATCCTGAGCCACCTCACCGATGACCTGTTAGTCATTAATGGAGAAGACTTCGATCGGGCAAGCAAGAAGTTCCCAACGAACGTGGTAATGACCAGGGGCGTCGGGATCGACTTTCACTCGTTCGAGGGCGAAGTGACCCGCGCGATGAGGACGCAACTGCGAGAGTCCATTGGACTTCAGGTTGATCGACCGATGGTGCTTGCAGTTGGTGAACTAAACAAAAACAAGAATCATGAGCTCCTAATTCGGGCATGGGCTACTGGGCCTGGCGATGGAATCGACGCTGACCTCGTCGTTGCAGGCACGGGGGGGCTATGCGAGCACCTGGAGGCCTTGGCAGCGGACCTTGGTGTTGCAGACCGGGTGCATTTCTTGGGGTACCGGACGGACATCCCCGATCTGGTGTCGGTTGCTGACCTTCTGGTTTCATCAAGTAGGCGGGAAGGTCTACCTCAGAACGTGGTGGAAGCAATGGCCGCGGGGACACCCGTGTTGGCTTCTCCGATTAGGGGACATTTTGACCTGATTACTCACGGCACGACAGGCTTTCTAACCCAAGGTTTCACACCAGAGGAATGGGCGCTGGCGCTCAGGACGATCCTCTCGGACCCGGACCGCCTGTCGCGAGTGGGTTCGGCGGGGCGAGTGAGTGCACGCAAGTACCGACTACCTGAAGCGATGCAACCGGTGTTTGCGATCTTGGACTCTCTTAAGCCGTCGGCGGCGTAG